One Ostrea edulis chromosome 2, xbOstEdul1.1, whole genome shotgun sequence genomic region harbors:
- the LOC130051466 gene encoding uncharacterized protein LOC130051466: protein MGSVWERAIGSAQRIFDSMLLQEVPKELTHEVLVILLAEVCAILNSRPITALDTDPSSPMVLSPNILLTQKQGEIETFSDHLSIKDMYSASWKHVQVLSDMFWKTWRTTYLDSLQKTHKWCTGKQNLKTGDGVLLREKNVHWNLWPMGIVERPIESNDRMVRKAVIRVAKDGKVTTYTRPISEMILLLDQSLSV, encoded by the coding sequence ATGGGAAGTGTTTGGGAGCGGGCTATAGGAAGTGCTCAGAGGATCTTTGACTCGATGTTACTGCAAGAAGTACCTAAAGAGCTTACACACGAGGTGTTGGTTATACTTTTGGCCGAGGTATGTGCCATCCTCAATTCTCGTCCAATAACAGCACTTGATACGGACCCATCATCTCCTATGGTATTGAGTCCAAACATTTTACTGACCCAGAAGCAGGGGGAAATTGAAACATTTTCAGACCATTTGAGCATTAAGGATATGTACTCTGCAAGTTGGAAGCATGTACAGGTGTTATCCGACATGTTTTGGAAAACGTGGCGCACCACCTACTTGGACAGTTTGCAGAAGACACATAAATGGTGTACAGGTAAGCAGAATCTGAAGACAGGGGATGGTGTCCTGTTACGTGAGAAAAATGTTCATTGGAACCTGTGGCCAATGGGGATAGTGGAGCGCCCAATTGAGAGCAATGACAGAATGGTTCGTAAAGCTGTCATTCGTGTCGCCAAGGATGGAAAGGTGACAACTTACACTCGACCCATTTCGGAGATGATTCTTCTGCTAGATCAATCATTGTCTGTGTAG